From one Lolium rigidum isolate FL_2022 chromosome 4, APGP_CSIRO_Lrig_0.1, whole genome shotgun sequence genomic stretch:
- the LOC124708549 gene encoding RING-H2 finger protein ATL40-like — protein MPSSSSSSSSSAAPPGRAMPADATAGGCLPADQSCFALTAAGPPYPSRRAARAACCTTTSYIVVLSISFGSLLAILLVLCVIRWYLVHRSARRHEAAAAADDAAAPKKRPAGLDADAIAALPEFPYRNEEEEEAECAVCLAVMVEGEDARRLPRCMHVFHRGCVDVWFREHSTCPVCRAEVVVRPAAEEQAGKEHVGSTSRAVASPPAPPPPQERVLDGGERDLEAQ, from the coding sequence atgccgtcgtcctcctcctcctcctcgtcttctgccgcgccccccggccgcgccatGCCCGCCGACGCCACGGCCGGCGGCTGCCTCCCCGCGGACCAGTCCTGCTTCGCGCTCACGGCGGCGGGGCCGCCCTACCcgtcgcgccgcgccgcgcgcgccgcctgctgcaccaccacctcctacatcGTCGTCCTCAGCATCAGCTTCGGCTCCCTCCTCGCCATCCTGCTCGTCCTCTGCGTCATCCGGTGGTACCTCGTCCACCGCTCCGCGCGCCGGCACgaggccgcggccgccgcggacGACGCGGCGGCGCCCAAGAAACGCCCCGCGGGCCTCGACGCGGACGCCATCGCCGCGCTGCCGGAGTTCCCGTACcggaacgaggaggaggaggaggcggagtgcGCGGTGTGCCTGGCCGTCATGGTGGAaggggaggacgcgcggcggctgCCCAGGTGCATGCACGTCTTCCACCGGGGCTGCGTCGACGTCTGGTTCAGGGAGCACTCCACGTGCCCGGTATGCCGAGCTGAGGTGGTCGTCCGGCCGGCCGCAGAGGAGCAAGCCGGGAAGGAGCATGTAGGCAGCACGTCGCGGGCTGTTGCGTCACCgccggcgccaccgccaccgcaggAGCGGGTGCTGGACGGCGGGGAGCGGGACCTGGAGGCGCAATAG
- the LOC124708774 gene encoding nudix hydrolase 15, mitochondrial-like, with protein MAGAARPLLSRLLTPNHIAMAAGHSPSPTRRLAHLTRHLLAPSSSSGELSSVGAPAAAAPVRATASKGFAAVLVCIFQDPRGDTRVLLTKRASSLNSHSGEVSLPGGKVEDGDADVKTTALREAEEEIGLDPALVSVVTVLEPFLSKNGLDVTPVIGILSDRSLFNPVLNKDEVEDIFDAPLEMFLKDDNRTTRQRDWMGMTIPVQFFHYETEGKKYVIWGLTAHILTRAAAVVLQRQPSFAELPRPKSAPLGSKH; from the exons ATGGCCGGTGCCGCCAGGCCTCTCCTCTCCCGCCTACTCACCCCCAATCACATTGCCATGGCCGCCGGCCACTCCCCATCGCCGACTCGGCGCCTTGCCCACCTCACACGCCACCTCCTCGCCCCCTCCTCTTCTTCCGGCGAGCTATCCTCCGTGGgcgcccctgccgccgccgcccccgtccgcgcGACCGCTTCCAAGGGCTTCGCCGCCGTGCTGGTCTGCATCTTCCAGGATCCCCGCGGCGACACCCGCGTCCTCCTCACCAAGCGCGCATCCTCCCTCAACTCCCACTCAG GGGAGGTGTCGTTGCCGGGAGGGAAGGTGGAGGATGGGGATGCGGATGTGAAGACCACGGCTCTacgagaggcagaggaggagattGGGCTGGACCCGGCTCTTGTATCTGTTGTCACAGTTCTTGAGCCCTTCTTGTCCAAG AATGGTCTTGATGTTACTCCTGTAATTGGCATTCTCTCGGATAGATCTTTATTCAATCCTGTCTTGAATAAAGATGAAGTGGAAGACATCTTTGACGCCCCTCTGGAGATGTTCCTGAAG GATGATAACCGGACAACACGACAAAGGGATTGGATGGGAATGACTATCCCGGTCCAGTTTTTTCACTACGAGACAGAGGGCAAAAAATATGTCATCTGGGGCCTAACTGCACACATTTTGACCCGGGCAGCAGCAGTAGTTCTGCAGAGGCAACCATCGTTCGCTGAACTTCCGAGACCCAAAAGTGCTCCTCTAGGCAGTAAGCACTAA
- the LOC124647322 gene encoding signaling peptide TAXIMIN 1-like: MCCCCCGDGDCRPLGWLLGLPFALVAVLISIAGAVIWIIGLPISCICPCCLCVTLVLEAAVELIKAPFHVMVWFTSKIPC; the protein is encoded by the exons atgtgctgctgctgttgcggCGACGGCGATTGCCGGCCGCTGGGGTGGCTGCTCGGACTGCCGTTCGCGCTGGTCGCCGTCCTCATCTCCATCGCCGGGGCCGTCATCTGGATCATCGG GCTGCCGATCTCCTGCATCTGCCCGTGCTGCCTGTGCGTGACGCTAGTgctggaggcggcggtggagctcaTCAAGGCGCCGTTTCATGTGATGGTCTGGTTCACCTCCAAGATACCCTGCTAG